The Opisthocomus hoazin isolate bOpiHoa1 chromosome 2, bOpiHoa1.hap1, whole genome shotgun sequence genomic interval GTGAACATGGCAGTATTTCAATGTCTAAGGGATATTTCCACACCACAaaatttcttcagaagaaaaagttgGAGAAATTGTCTCAAATGAAGTCtctaaaaagtgaaaaacccaaATCTCTAGGAGCAAGTGTTAATCATTCAGGAGTCCTAACAACTGAAATCCTGTAACTGAAATTGTCCAGCAGTTATCTGCCTGGATCCTGTAGGCATCTGCATCCTTTGAGAATTCTGTGAAGACATATTAAAGCAGCTATGTGAATACATCCTCATTAAACACACAAGCTTTGAGGTGTCTCTGGACCCTTGAAATACGCATGTGAGAAAAGCATCCACTTCTATGACTGGTTAAGTCTTCTGTCCTTCCAAAACCAAAATGCTACCAGGATATTAGGCTCAATAGAACTTCTATATGAGACAAAACCAGACTGTTTATTAGATTGTTCTCATTTTATGTCATGTTCTGGCACTCTGGATATGTCATAAACTTGGGGGGGTTTGGACTGCTCATTTTCTGTGTATCTTCTGGCGATCTGCgttttctttttacattaatCTCATCAGTTCTTCGTTCACAGAAGGATCTCATTTTTGGCCTTAACCTTGAGCCAGGGACTTCTCAGGCATCACTGCCCTGTCAGGGCATCCAAGTGCCCCCATGGATCCTGTTCGTATTTTGGATTCCCCTCCCTGACAGTGGTCTTCAAGACCACTTCTAGGACCACTTTTCCCTATGGAGAATCACAGCGGTTTCAGGTTCCTGGGCTGTCTGACTTTAAACACGTTCCCATCGAGGGCACCCCGGGAGATGTGGGAGCCCAGCAATGGCAAGGCTGGCCACAGGCAGCGGAGCGGGCTGTGGGTGCCGGCAGACTGCAGCGCATTACATCTGCCTGCCTTGGACCTGTGTCTTCTACACAAGCACTGCaggggtccccaggaccccaCGGATTTTTGGAAATGCAGCTTGGCAGTGTccctgcggggggcggggggaacaCAGCTCTGAATTGTGACTCGCAGAAAATCTGCAGGATTTTCTTTTCATGTCATCTGgaggctgctttcttttttcagtaaaaagtTTTCACAAACCAGAAACCTGGAATTCAGCCAGTTTTTGCGGTTATCTTTCTGAATCTGGAGGTCTACTGATGaaaaaggcaaaggagaaaaaaatctgtttctattaCTGAACACACCCAGCCAGCAACACCTAGAGCTTTTGGTGATAAAAATACTGAGCTCTTTTTGAGAAGAATCATAAGAGAGATTTTAATCTTTTGCTCCTTTAATTCATCCTCTCTAAACCTCCTATCTTCTGTGAGGAATTAAGggatatttattttcttcagaattatCACTGGATGTCAGCACTAAATCATGCAGGGTTCACCTGTATTGTATCTCCAGGACTTGTTAGTACTTGACTTACATAATTTTGGTTCATGCTTCATTTGTTTGCAATTCAATTTGCTGCCATAGCtgtcagaaaaaaacagctttttccacttagaaagaaaaagcaacaattCACAATCTATAGAAAACCTCTAATGCTATCGAACTCAAGTTTTCCATCAGGACACATTTGCAAACACATCAGAAGAAGTCAACTGTTATTCATAAAAGTATTTGAGCAGAGACTGCACCTTATTCCCACTGTCTTTTCCTCAAGTACCTGATCAGCTGGTGGCCTTTTGTGAATCCCACTAGCTGCAGATCCTGCGATCTGCCGGACTTCATTTTAAGAGCGTGCAGCTTCTCTATAGTTGCAGAATTGTATGCTTCCTGTTTAGCAAAATGTCTCATAtctttctaagcatttatttatACCTTTCATCTCTCCATAATCTTTATCATTAGCTGTATCAATTTGCTTTCATGACTCTCACTACAGTGAAAATTTCATTGCCtttttgtttctattaaaaaatcctcaatattttatttcctgctttGCTATGTGAGTAGTGACTTTCTACATTTGGCATGTTGCCTCTTTACAATTGCTTGTTATGCTGCTACAATGCTCATCTTAGGAAGTTACTATGGAGAAGATTATGCCGAAAAAGGGTAGATAACACTCAAGAATATCAGACCTACTCAATGATTaccatttttttctctaagaAAATATCACAATTTCCTGTCTTCAAACAACAGTTTGTGCATTATGGGTATACACTGGAAATCTAAACTGGACAGAATGATAATACTCTTGAAGCTAGTTACAGCCTAGCTGGTGTTGAAAATTTCCTTATGTAGGAAATTATGTCACATTCATTAAATCAGAAAGATCAATCCATTCTTTAGTgcttagcagaagaaaaatacaacattTGAACTGATAAATTAATTGCTCAAAAGCAGATAGAAGTTCTAAAAATGCTAACCAacttatttttgctttccagaTCGCATGTATGGCACGTGTGAGATAGACTGGGCAAAAGCCAACTTCTCTACAATCTACAAGTCCTACATTGTCTCCATTTTTATCTGCTGTTTTTTCCTACCTGTCACAGTCATGGTCTTCTCATATGTGTCAATTATCAACACTGTCAAGCTAAGCCATGCATTAACAGGACTGGGTGATCccacagacagacagaggagAATGGAGAGGGACGTCACCAGGGTGAGTCTGGGTTTCATGTTGGGTGGGATTTATCTCAGTGAAGTCTGTCTTTCCAAAAATTGGTCTCAACTagaacagaagagaacaaaacCCATCAGTCACATTTCATTTCGCTATCATGATTAGTGACAGTCTGAACTCAGTGAAGAGTATGCGGTTTGTTTGAAAACTCCTATCCCCTCAGTAGGCTAACATTGGTGCCACATCACATGTGAAAAATCGTCTAAATATAATTGCAGTGGATTATacagcacaaaaccaaaaatttggTTGGGCATACATTCTTTCCTTTCAGAAGTTACCTTATTTCTGAGCATACACAGAAGTTACAGTGGAGCTTGCAATTTACTTACCACTGACTTAAGTCTACCCAAAAACTTCTGAATTCACACAAACATGCAGGGGGCTGCAGCTATTTTCCTTGTATTAGATGACGCATTGCTCAAGCACACCACCATGCCAAATTTCAATATATAGTTTCTAGGTCTGCCTGGCTCCATCAAAGCAAACCTTTTGCTTGCCTATATTCTCCTGTGAGCCATAGCCTCAGGTCAACCTGAGTGTTTCCCTTCCAGCGAAGTGTCTAAGCTACTATTCCCAGTGTATTGCTTCTTTCATGCAGTCTTCCAGAATAGATTTAAGActattctttttctgtcttttaggtTTCTATTGTCATTTGCACAGCCTTCATTATTGCGTGGTCACCATATGCTGTTATCTCTATATGGTCTGCCTATGGTCACCCTGTGCCCAACCTTACCAGCATCCTTGCCAGTTTGTTTGCTAAGTCTGCCAGCTTCTACAATCCCATTATCTACTTTGGAATGAGCTCCAAATTTCGAAGAGACATTTTCATCTTGTTCCATTGTGCCAAGGAAGTCAAGGACCCTGTGAAGCTCAAACGTTTCAAAAACCTCAAGCAAAAACAGCAAGAGCCCTCTCAGAAAGAAGAGAAGTATGTAGGAGAAATGCACCCCGCACCAAGCCCTGATTCTGGAGTGGGAAGTCCAACCAACACCCCACCTCCAGCAAACAGGGAAGCGTATTTTGGTCTTCTCAATACACCATCTAACCCTGATGTTGAATGTGATAGACTGTAAATTTTGTGGCCACTTAACACATACACCTGCTTTGAGTTCAGGAAGACCCTCTTCAGATCAGCACTTGACTGATTTCCTAATTCCCAGTCCATCTGTTTCTTGCTGTAGCACTGATGCCTATACAACTCAAGCAAATCAGACAGCAAAGTgatattttccttctgtgtaGGTACAAAATGCCATGAAGCACATTACGATGTGGGCAGCACACCCAGTGCcagaaacatttgcttttcacatGCGTGCAGGAAAAGTAAGACTGACTTGTGAAtcgttgaatcatagaatcacagaatgctttgggttggaagggacctttagaggccatctagaccaacccctctgcaacaagcagggacatcttcaactagaccatgttgctcagagccccgtccaacctggccttgaatgtttccagggatggggcctccactacctctctgggcaacctgttccagtgtttcaccacccttatggtaaaaaatttcttccttatatccagtctatatctaccctcccttagtttaaagccattactccttgtcctgtcgcaacaagccttgctgaaaatattttccccttctttcctaaaggccccattcaggtactggaaggctgctgtaagtcttcccgaagccttctcttctgcaggctaaatagccccaactgtctcagcctgtcctcataggagaggtgttccagccctcgaatcatttttgtggcctcttctggacccattccaacagatccatgtccttcttgtgctgaaggctccagagctggatgcaggactccaggtggggtctcaccagagtggaatcacctccctcaccctgctggccacgctgctgttgATGCAGCAGacgatatggttggccttctgggctgccagtgtacattgctgactcatgttcagcttgggAAGAGCAGGCATTAGCTAGCAAAAATAACTAATGTGTTCCTATCTAAATTTTATTAACTGGGAGGTTACATTTCCAAATCTGTGTTTTTCCTCTTCAACAGTCTGAGCCACAGAGGATCATTTCAGCTCTGTGGTGCCGAACAGCCCAGGCTTAGGAGAAGACTAGCACTGCTGAGATTGCTGTGGAGCTTTCGCAGCTCCAAGGGCTGCAAGCTGGTGAGCAAAGCCGTGTACTCCTTGTGGGATCCCAAGGCATGCCCACCATGGGGCTCTCAGCCCTCTGCGTGCACGGGCATGTGTCCGGTTGCCTGTGCCTGACCCTCTGCATGGGTCTATGCACATGCAAGGAGTTGTAGATCTTGGTGTTTCCTAGTCACTGGAATCTGAACAGTGAGTTCATCATTTTCCTCACTGATCTGCAGAATTATTTCCATCTTCCCTGACCTTCCCGGTGAGCAGGACCTGGCTGTAACGTTCAGATTCAGGAAAGCTGGGCTTTAATTTTACTGATCTGTCTTCAAACTTGTTTTTCTACCTGACTGTTAAGGTGGAGCAAGAGATGTTGTTCAGGCAATGAAACCAAAAAATGACACTGAGGTTTTAAGAGTACTGATGAAGTGTGGCATCAGAGCTATTTACAAAATATAATCCAACACTTCACTGCTGCTtctaaagaaagtttttgtaCCTGCCTATGGGTAAAAAACAACATTTAGGTAAACGTAACTAAGTAGCAATGAAGGGTAGTGATTTCAATAGCTAAGCTGTAGGCTTACATCAGTAGCAAGACTATCAGATATTGTGATATCCAGGTATTACCCCAAGTTTGTTTTACAGAATCAAAGTGCAGAGGTAAATCTTCATAATTCCCCATCTTGGAAATTAACTGCATACTCACAGACTTCTGTAAAATATCTCTGTATTAGCCGTGGAAATTGTGGGTTCATTCAGTGCCATTTGCAAgttaaacaaggggaaaaaaaaaagaaggaaaaaaacccaacaacgtCGGTCGCTAACCTCACTGCTATTTATGATTTATTGGAATCTCACTGTCTGGGTGTGTTAAAATGTAGTTGTTTTGCAAAAGTATGCTTTTCCAGATGTGTTTCTTGGGAAAGTTACAAAGAGAGACTGCCTTCATTTCCCCCATTACTCTATTTGTTTTGAGAAAGTCACCTGTGTTTTgaagttaaaaacaaataaacattatAAGCAACAGTGGGgaactgtgttttctttcatgACCACGGATCTGAACTACAGGAgtatttatttttgtggaaaattTTGAGAAATGGGTGCTATTTCATTACCATgaataattaaaagcaaataagTAAACAGCTTGCTTCCAGATGAAAGTGCATGCTCTAGCTGCAGAAATAGATGAAATCATTTAGGGCAAAATCCTGTCACAGCTGGATGAAGCCAGGCTGGGCTAGGCAAAGCTAGCGCGCAGTTTTGAAAGCTTCTAGATGTAGCACAAAATCCACCTTGGTAACCCCGCTGGACTGAGCCTTCTCACTGCTGAGAGTGCTCGGGTTCTGCTCCAACGGAAGAGGAATGCCACGCATCCCCATCAGACGAGGTGCTCGGTGGTACCTGCAGCCCAGGTCTGCTGGACACTTGCCCATCGAACCTCCATGGCCAGAGATGCCAGGCTAGCTTTTAATCTGTATTGTAGCTAATTTACAGATAACTAGGGAAAATATTTGCCCTGGCACATTGTAGCAGTGCTGTTGATCTGCAGGACTCAGACTCTGACATGGAAAGATGTGAAAAGGGCAAGGgggaaagcaaagcaagcaggCCATTTCCAAGAGTGCCcccaaactccagctgaaatctTTACCCGTTCATACGCCGTTGAGCATGTACAGTGAGGTTAGACTGGGGGAGGATAAGGGAGTAGTAAAAATGAGCCAGAActggagcaaagcagaagaaaaatgtaagaggGGGAGAACCGGATTAGCAGGGGAGCAAGGGGCCGGGAGCCAAAGGATGCATACCTGCTGAAGGACAGCTGGAAACAGCCAACACAGAAAAAGCCTTGACTGGACCAACTGTGGCAGGCCTCCCTCCTGCAAGGCTACAGTCCTTTGTGGACATACAGTAATACCACGGGACTACATAACTGTAGAGCAGAATATCTGGTTTTGCAGGTtacacagaggaaaagaggatgGATGCCTTTGCAGGCACCAGCCTGTGCTCCAGGTTCAGTAGCAGCAAGAGCACATTTGTCACTGAAGTTATTCAGGTTAAAAAGCTTCCAGCCCTAAAGCACCAGTGCCCTGTAGctgcacccacgacaccagcaaGTGACTGAAGGCAGAAAACAGGTCCAGAATCCAGCACTGCTCGAGTGCAGGTAAGGGAATGCACTTCAGCATTTTAAGTGTGTGAACCAACACAAATCAATTTGTAAAACACTTTGCCTCTGTCCCTCACTTGCTGACCTGGACTCTGGACCCACACGTGCCTGGGCAAGGCTGTCCCCTGCTGCTTCCTCCACAGATGGGCTCCTCTGCCCACCAAACCCATGCTGCTTGCCCAGGACAAGCAAAGAGCTCAGGGGTTTAAGACAGTCAGCAAGTATAGACACTGTCTGGATATGCTGAAGGGGGATGATAGGGTCTTAAGGTTTTTACTTAGCAAGAACGGAACATGGTACAAAGAGCACAGAGAGTCCTGGAGTCAAATTACTCCTCCCCATAACCTTGCTGCTCCCCACAACCTTGGATTTTCTTTTACAGTGGATGAGTTTGGACCTTAGAGATGCAAGAAGGCTCTTGTCCTGACTGATACTCTGGTGACCAGGGTGCTTTCCTGGGAAGCCACAGCTTGGAACACTCTCTGTCTGTGATAGTCCTACAAGGGAGGTCCCACTCACCTTGGGGAAGCAAAGGACGACATGGTCCCACTTCTTTCTCTTTAGAAACactgtattttcatgtttttctaaTGCCAAAAGCCAATGGGTGTGCCAAAGGCAGAGAGGACACACTATCCTAGTGCTGCCACTTTGTCCTGTGTGAAGACACACAGCAGGCAAGCAGTGTGGGCTTGCTAATCAGACCTGGTTCTTCCACTACCTCTACCAGGGGCCTTTTTTGCTGTGATTTATATCGAATGGATTAGTGCCAGCCTGCATAAATGAGATCTCAGGACTATTGATAGTATCCAAATGGTATTGTCATGAGGTAGGAGAACAATATTCAGCTCTTCCTCCATTTGGCATAGAAATTCCGGCATGTAGGCTCCTTCTGTCTCTCTTGCTCAGCCCTGGATATTACTGTGAGATTTTGTAATTGTTGGGGTTGGTTTCATGTACAACACCCTAAAGCTGAGTAGCATCATCTGTCAGAAGGCAGTAGGCCAAGCAATTCCACTATTTCCAAAAGATGCTCTCAACATTTGCTGGCTTGTTCCAGCAGGATCTGAGACAAAGGTTAGCCCTTTTTTGCTCTAGATGTAAGAAACCCAGCCAAAAATACCTGTTCCTTATCCATTTCTGTACTCACAGCCCTGTTGACATCATTAAAGCACTCCAGCAAAACTGACGTGCCTGAGCATAGTAAAGTCACTCTGCAAAGATCTTGAAGCCCTTAAGCCACCCTCTAAAATATGCATTTAGctactgtcatggtttagcctggatgaatgccaggtgcctgccaaagctgctctatcactccctctcctcagctggacagaggagaaaaaatatgatgaaaggctcaagggttgagacaaggacagggagatatCGTTCACCAACTACCATCAAGGGCAAaatagactgaacttggggaaaaagttcaacttatcaccaatcaaattggagtaggatagtgagaagtaaaaccaaatcttaaaaacaccttccccctcaccattcccttcttcccgggttcagtttcactcctgattttctaccTTCTTCCCCTGAGCAGCATAGGGACATGGGAATGGAGGGTTGccatcagttcatcacacgttgtgtCTGCCATTCCTTCCTTTTCGAGGGAAGGACTCCTCatactctgcccctgctccagcatggggtccctcccatgggagacagttctccacagacttcaacatgggtccttcccatgggtcctgccaggagcatgctccagcacaggccctccatggggtcacagcctcctttgggcatccccctgctctggtaTGGGGTCTTCCACAAGATGCAGGTGGATACCTACTCCacagtggacctccatgggctgcaggggcacagcctgcctcaccatggtcttctccataggctgcaagggaatctctgctccagcgcttggaacacctcctcctcccccttcttcactgacctgggtgtctccagagctgtttctttcacatagaCTCACTTGTCTTTCTCGACTGCTGTGccactgcaggtttttcctgTTCTAAACTATGTTGTCCCAGAGGGGCTACctccatcgctgatgggctcggacTTGGCAGCAGCAGGTACATCTTGAAGGCAGCTGACACTGGCTctatcggacatgggggaagcttccagcagcttcttacagaagccccccccactaccaaaaccttgccatgcaaacccacaacagctACTCTACATATTCATTTCCAAACAGTTCCCAACTGCTTTGATTAGCTATTGACGAGTACACTCAGTAGGTGAGTTCTTAATGATTACGCAATTCATGTATTTACATGTGTATCAAAATCTCATCAGCTCTTATGTGATTGTTTGTTCTTATTAATATTATTCATAATTATCAACATATCAGTATTACACCATAACCACTGCAGTTATTAATCATGAAGTACACTTATTAATACTCACATGTGTGAGTACTGGCTTTCAGGGGGATAACCAACCTCCCTGTCACTGGCACAACACTTTCACTTGGGATACAGAGTTTAAACAATCAACCCAGGATTGCTTCTGTTCAATTTCCACATTTAAAAATAGCCTCTTCTgattggttggggggggggggaagttataGCAATCATTAGTTTATTTATCCCAAGAAAACCTTTTGGGCCCACATTTCCCCTGCTGGCATTTTTGCCAAGCTGAAAATCCTTTAGGGTGTCAGCACTTTGAAATACATAGTAACATTTCTTAATAGCTTTGACATTTCTAATGGTAAGATGAATAACTGGAGTGTGTAGCTGGAGGAAGTGGGATAGCACACTGCAGTCCAGTCCCTGTTCTCAGTGCTATTATGCTTCTTTCTCTAATGACTCATGTAAAAGGATTTCTTGTAGCAGAGACCAGAAAACAggaaatccccctccaccacccTAAGACAGTGACTTAGTTACAGTGTGAACTACTCAGGCTTGCACTCCCTTGCAGGCTTTCTCTCCACCCCCTAAATCCTTCATTCTGTGCTGCGCAGACTGACAAGAGAAGAGGGGTACAGAGTGTGCCCATCCAAGCATGGCCTGTGGCTTGCCACTTTCCTCAGGAGAGCGAGAAGGAGACAAAATCCCTTCCTGAGGGTAGGGCTGGACAAGAACATTGTTCTCTGTCTACCCTGGCGAATGCTCTCACGCCAGGGCAATAATCAAAAAGGTAGGTAATGCTACAACATCTATATTTTCAACTATCCTGGAGGTAAGCCAGACTGGCAAACCAGGTTCTCTTGCAATGCTGTGCATCCCTCTGCTGACCTCTCAGGTTGGTGAAGGCTTGGAGTCTGAATCTTCTCAGCACACCAACAAATGTAAAGGATTTTTGCAAGCACTTAGGGAACTCTGCAGACCAAAGTGGAGGTGCCTGCAGGGTCAAACAGGTCTGTGTCTAGCATGTAGTCTGAAGTGCCTAATTCCTGTATGCAGCAAAGACTCCACAGTAGCTGGCCCCAAATCCCTTCCTGCATTGATGATATAGGAATAAGGAAAGCTACAATACTGTGCAACTGGGAAAGAAAATACCTCAAAGGTCCTCGTGGTCAGCATATATTCCCACTTTCTGGGACACAGCAATTAGATGATTCCAGATGAAGCAGGATGAAAGTTGAAAATGGGATCTTCTCCAGAAGAACAGAGTAAAGGTACTGCTGGATACATATATACATGGATCTGGCAAGAAGTTTTGTGCCTGGAAGACTTTTATAAAACTTCATATACCCATAATCAAGTTAAGACAGGTAGCTAAGTGCATTGGAGTAACTGCAGCAGAGAACAGGAGCCTGTCATCTGGGCCTATGTTTTTATCTAGAGCTTTGAGTATACAAATATGTATTTAACAGTTTAAAGGTTTGgccttggattatttttttttttgtaatctgtcTATATAATAATAGTTCATGATAAGAGGGAAGCAAGAATGCATCCTTCCTGATGTGCAGGAGAAGCACAAGAATAAACTTAGGATTCAAGGGATGTCCAAATAGTAATACAATAAGAATATATAACAATAAGAAAATTACTAAAAGGAAAGCAATAATCCCACTGCTAACACAAGAATCAGGGCTTCACCGAatgataaatataaataaaagaacTGTCTACCAGCTGTCTGTGCCAATAATCATCATCTTTAATGCTCACTGAATGAGACAAAACCCCTTCGGGGAGAACAAACACGCAGCATTTAATTATGTCATAGGATGTAACCTCGGAAAATGGGAGCAGAAGGACTCACAGAAATCACTGCAGTGAACGCCCTCTCTCGATGCTATTTGACAGCCTCTGGCACTGTACGCAGCCAGTCTGGCTGCTGGAATGACCCAGTGCCCGGGCGAAGCTGGGATGGCCCTGGAGGGTGTGCATGTGGCTGGAGACACATCTGCTGGGTCCAGTGCCAGATCAGTGCAAGCTGCCCGAGCAGGAGGCCCCTGTGCATGTCACATCTGTCACAGTATTTGCAAAAGGGGGTACGATGTCAAGAATCATGTTTGGCAGTGCAAATGAGAGCGCGAGCACGTCTTGCTGCCCGTCTtttacaccggcaggctgtgctgccattcagtgtgatctggacaggctggaaagttgggcagagaggaatctgatgaggttcaagaaaggcaaatgcagggtcctgcacctgggcaggaacaacctcatgcatcagtacaggcttggggtggacctgctggagagcagctctgcggagagggacctgggtgtcctggtggacgacaggttaaccatgagccagcagtgtgccctggctgccaagaaagccaatgggatcctggggtgcatcaagaagagtgtggccagcaggtcgagggaggttctccctcccctctgctccgccctagtgaggccccatctggaatactgtgtccggttctggactccccagttcaagaaagatgaagagctactggagagagtccagcagagggctacaaggatggtg includes:
- the LOC104329309 gene encoding visual pigment-like receptor peropsin; amino-acid sequence: MSVQFSPQAPWRNNNISFLSREAAVTEQGETIIGFYLLALGWLSWFGNSIVIFVLYKQRHLLQPTDYLTFNLAVSDASISVFGYSRGIIEIFNVFRDDGFIITSIWTCQVDGFLTLLFGLASINTLTVISVTRYIKGCHPERGHCISNSSMTVALVLIWVAAFFWSAAPLLGWGSYTDRMYGTCEIDWAKANFSTIYKSYIVSIFICCFFLPVTVMVFSYVSIINTVKLSHALTGLGDPTDRQRRMERDVTRVSIVICTAFIIAWSPYAVISIWSAYGHPVPNLTSILASLFAKSASFYNPIIYFGMSSKFRRDIFILFHCAKEVKDPVKLKRFKNLKQKQQEPSQKEEKYVGEMHPAPSPDSGVGSPTNTPPPANREAYFGLLNTPSNPDVECDRL